In Mytilus trossulus isolate FHL-02 chromosome 14, PNRI_Mtr1.1.1.hap1, whole genome shotgun sequence, a genomic segment contains:
- the LOC134697235 gene encoding uncharacterized protein LOC134697235 isoform X3, whose amino-acid sequence MSKFVDSSLIVEDYSDKRKSDEARWREDLTEHFRKLGFHREVPTPELLREAQDVYRRLDWERPVDDDGNVLPSPPMTSKEDVLDEEAFAVLDEHAIKTPFTYINQHIRYLVGYLLQPTDTDVDKARVLTRWLARCLEDDYVRHLPRTEWTTDDSTASYLWKLRRRTMDYDELFHVLCEHADIKFELVRGCVRNTINYEVGADFKNQRKTWTAALLDGEWRLIDVRWICEAAYGVTKNNWRLIEDEKGKVSTKRAMQENRGTYKTHCRFREFYFLADPEIFVFDHFPDDDKWQLLARTVTYDEAKELPAIRSDFFQEKLTLKSHPKSNVSSNDGQVTFEIGFDTSKRMTFAYKLYRSKGCKEQVVSTRSALDRFVFLERDLDEGVMRAVIRFPFVGQFLFELHGSEKSDTHHALLVTYFLTCHDIKEDCKPLPPNIREEWGPGEDTKDMGMVPLTHRKGQIEADDGDAEIKFSLDRELEFKHDLVKGEVDIPVTEGHILHTIENGEMSINVRLPEAGEYALNVMAKEKNKKTRFAPACSYLVSCQDEPLESDPFPDTEGKQLGPTATFAQLGFSEDDPWPSFVTNLVTGEYKMTIKRKRNILVAASLELEEGDTTTDYHNYVSVDTKGELVLICATFPKMGTYTLTVFARNTDAVDDSDLFLPLYVKIIEVVLPTLTGTPVPTTALLPAWCHGYSIKEPEHCCLPSNEKVMMSIAIPEASVVLVKGHPECKMKKNENGYWEGLLKTGQPGSVIDIMAKETNRDQAEKIVSYEVVSKEDLLQMEMKQEVTFRDALNRLESKEAEKQSRIITRLNQAVEDRNRPKLEKFLARAKELNPKGATVDITRAEVLLRELLDEEGRLIARKELRKATRISDIPSLEAAVRKFKHLQMVEEDGDFSAAVEVLRNLLDKKDDVKKDVTLHTGTGENLFHGRNTGGVHIYVLPDGHVQQQELTGAESSFLHHSMRSFHKDTTQLTFSEIPESKGDDSFTGPSHHFSGPTLGTSTPQKPHKSSARVPELLREARLKSKMAQQSDDEPDQDEVEAALNEIEKEEHISKDWGGRRTWKNRTMNVFKKYWHSMKEKSQVSEETLNDDIEKEIQRLRHINTMCRKMSQAARKIGRNYGTLISSEKSFHELLGDIPDLNESLGEELANTSITQQDLIGVEGVMKASFDDFAKSIDKLCTHMVSKAEVAARDLEKARIDMETEEILYGNRSSPSLGSYGQQSKQSAIRTSFFALRNNILEDLQETNSETEEEIRRNLSGLHKTMAEVQTGKGNTSRTEHDVSTDFLSSWKM is encoded by the exons AGAGAAGACCTTACTGagcattttagaaaattaggCTTCCACAGAGAGGTTCCTACACCTGAGTTATTGAGGGAAGCCCAAGATGTATACCGGAGGTTGGATTGGGAACGGCCAGTTGATGACGACGGAAACGTACTACCCTCCCCTCCCATGACATCAAAAGAGGATGTGCTGGACGAGGAAGCATTTGCAGTTTTAGATGAACACGCAATTAAG ACACCCTTCACATACATCAATCAGCACATACGATACTTAGTAGGTTATCTACTCCAACCAACAGACACAGATGTCGACAAAGCTAGAGTTCTGACAAG ATGGCTTGCCCGATGTTTGGAGGATGACTATGTACGACATTTACCAAGAACAGAATGGACAACAGACGATTCTACTGCAAGTTATTTGTGGAAGCTTCGACGTCGGACAATGGATTACGACGAACTATTCCATGTACTCTGCGA aCATGCAGATATAAAATTTGAGTTAGTAAGAGGTTGTGTACGTAACACGATCAATTACGAAGTTGGCGCTGATTTTAAGAATCAAAGAAAAACCTGGACTGCGGCATTATTAGATGGGGAATGGCGTCTCATTGATGTTCGTTGGATATGTGAAGCAGCTTATGGTGTTACAAAGAACAATTGGAGGCTTATTGAAGACGAAAAAGGAAAAGTAAGCACAAAGCGTGCAATGCAAGAAAATAGAGGAACATATAAAACGCACTGTCGATTTCgtgaattttactttttagctgACCCAGAAATATTTGTGTTTGATCATTTCCCCGATGACGACAAATGGCAGTTGTTAGCTCGAACTGTAACGTACGACGAGGCAAAAGAATTACCAGCAATAAGATCTGACTTCTTTCAAGAAAAATTGACCTTGAAATCCCATCCAAAGTCAAACGTATCAAGTAATGACGGACAAGTAACATTCGAAATTGGATTTGACACTAGCAAGCGTATGACGTTTGCTTACAAGCTGTACAGGTCAAAAGGTTGTAAAGAGCAAGTTGTTTCGACAAGAAGCGCTTTAGATAGATTTGTCTTTTTGGAAAGAGACCTCGACGAAGGAGTTATGAGAGCTGTTATTCGATTTCCGTTTGTAGGGCAATTTCTGTTTGAACTTCATGGTAGTGAAAAATCAGACACGCATCATGCATTGCTAGTGACGTACTTCCTCACCTGCCATGATATAAAGGAAGACTGCAAGCCACTTCCACCAAATATTCGTGAAGAATGGGGACCAGGGGAGGATACGAAAGATATGGGAATGGTACCGTTAACTCATCGTAAGGGTCAAATCGAAGCTGATGATGGCGATGcagaaattaaattttcattggATAGGGAACTTGAATTCAAACATGATTTAGTGAAGGGTGAAGTTGATATACCTGTCACTGAAGGTCATATTCttcatacaattgagaatggagaAATGTCCATAAACGTGAGACTTCCAGAAGCAGGCGAGTACGCACTTAATGTAATGGCAAAGGAAAAGAACAAGAAAACAAGATTTGCTCCAGCCTGTAGTTATCTTGTTAGCTGTCAGGACGAACCCCTTGAATCTGATCCCTTTCCTGATACGGAAGGAAAACAATTAGGTCCAACTGCAACATTTGCTCAATTGGGATTCTCTGAAGATGACCCTTGGCCGTCCTTTGTAACTAATCTTGTTACGGGAGAATATAAAATGACTATCAAACGAAAAAGAAACATACTAGTAGCCGCATCGCTAGAACTGGAAGAGGGTGATACAACAACAGATTACCATAACTATGTCTCAGTCGATACAAAGGGAGAACTGGTTTTAATTTGTGCCACGTTCCCTAAGATGGGAACATACACGTTGACTGTGTTTGCACGAAACACAGACGCTGTTGACGATTCAGATTTATTCTTGCCACTATACGTCAAAATCATCGAAGTCGTGTTGCCAACCTTGACCGGAACTCCTGTTCCCACAACTGCTCTGCTGCCAGCCTGGTGCCATGGATACAGCATCAAAGAGCCTGAGCACTGTTGTCTACCTTCCAATGAAAAAGTTATGATGTCGATTGCCATTCCTGAAGCAAGTGTTGTCTTAGTAAAAGGTCACCCAGAATGCAAGatgaagaaaaatgaaaatgggtatTGGGAGGGATTACTTAAAACCGGACAACCGGGCAGTGTCATAGATATCATGGCAAAAGAGACTAACAGAGATCAAGCAGAGAAGATAGTATCATACGAA GTTGTGTCAAAGGAGGACCTGTTGCAAATGGAAATGAAACAAGAAGTCACCTTTAGAGATGCATTGAACAGACTAGAATCTAAGGAAGCTGAAA aaCAAAGTCGTATAATAACTCGTTTGAATCAGGCTGTTGAGGACAGGAACCGACCAAAATTGGAAAAGTTCCTTGCACGTGCTAAAGAACTAAACCCCAAGGGTGCTACTGTTGATATCACTCGTGCGGAGGTTCTTTTGCGTGAACTTTTAGATGAAGAAG GAAGACTCATTGCTAGAAAAGAGCTAAGAAAAGCTACCAGAATATCTGATATACCGTCTTTAGAGGCAGCTGTAAGAAAATTTAAGCATTTGCAAATGGTTGAGGAAGATGGAGATTTCTCAGCAGCTGTAGAAGTATTACGTAATTTGTTAgacaaaaaag atGATGTTAAGAAAGATGTAACCTTGCACACTGGCACTGGTGAAAACCTTTTCCATGGTAGAAATACAGGTGGGGTACACATATATGTTTTACCTGATGGACATGTGCAACAGCAAGAGCTCACTGGAGCAG AGTCTAGTTTCCTACACCACAGTATGAGATCATTCCACAAAGACACGACCCAGCTCACATTCTCCGAAATACCAGAATCAAAGGGAGACGATAGCTTCACCGGACCATCGCATCATTTCAGTGGACCTACGCTtg gaACGTCAACACCACAAAAACCACACAAAAGCAGCGCTAGGGTACCAGAATTGTTGAGGGAAGCCcggttaaaaagtaaaatggcGCAACAGTCAGATGATGAACCTGATCAAGACGAGGTTGAAGCTGCACTgaatgaaatagaaaaagaggaACACATTTCAAAAG ACTGGGGAGGCCGTCGTACCTGGAAAAACAGAACTATGAATGTTTTCAAGAAGTATTGGCACAGTatgaaagaaaagtcacaagtTTCAGAGGAAACACTCAATGATGATATTGAGAAAGAAATTCAGAGGCTACGACATATCAATACGATGTGTCGAAAAATGTCACAAGCCGCAAGGAAGATTGGTCGAAATTATGGAACTCTAATAAGCAGCGAGAAATCGTTCCATGAATTACTTGGGGATATTCCGGACCTGAATGAAAGTTTGGGAGAGGAACTAGCTAACACATCTATTACTCAACAAGACCTGATAGGCGTAGAAGGAGTTATGAAAG CTTCATTTGATGACTTTGCGAAATCTATTGACAAGCTTTGTACCCATATGGTATCAAAGGCAGAGGTTGCAGCACGTGATCTCGAAAAAGCCAG AATTGACATGGAAACAGAGGAAATACTGTATGGAAACCGAAGTAGTCCTAGTTTAGGAAGTTATGGACAACAATCAAAGCAGAGTGCTATAAGGACCTCATTCTTTGCTCTTCGCAACAACATCCTAGAGGACCTCCAGGAAACGAATTCTGAAACG gaGGAAGAAATAAGAAGAAATCTTTCCGGTCTTCACAAAACAATGGCGGAAGTGCAAACAGGTAAAGGGAATACCTCGAGGACTGAACATGATGTATCAACGGATTTTCTGTCTTCATGgaaaatgtaa
- the LOC134697235 gene encoding uncharacterized protein LOC134697235 isoform X2 gives MSKFVDSSLIVEDYSDKRKSDEARWREDLTEHFRKLGFHREVPTPELLREAQDVYRRLDWERPVDDDGNVLPSPPMTSKEDVLDEEAFAVLDEHAIKTPFTYINQHIRYLVGYLLQPTDTDVDKARVLTRWLARCLEDDYVRHLPRTEWTTDDSTASYLWKLRRRTMDYDELFHVLCEHADIKFELVRGCVRNTINYEVGADFKNQRKTWTAALLDGEWRLIDVRWICEAAYGVTKNNWRLIEDEKGKVSTKRAMQENRGTYKTHCRFREFYFLADPEIFVFDHFPDDDKWQLLARTVTYDEAKELPAIRSDFFQEKLTLKSHPKSNVSSNDGQVTFEIGFDTSKRMTFAYKLYRSKGCKEQVVSTRSALDRFVFLERDLDEGVMRAVIRFPFVGQFLFELHGSEKSDTHHALLVTYFLTCHDIKEDCKPLPPNIREEWGPGEDTKDMGMVPLTHRKGQIEADDGDAEIKFSLDRELEFKHDLVKGEVDIPVTEGHILHTIENGEMSINVRLPEAGEYALNVMAKEKNKKTRFAPACSYLVSCQDEPLESDPFPDTEGKQLGPTATFAQLGFSEDDPWPSFVTNLVTGEYKMTIKRKRNILVAASLELEEGDTTTDYHNYVSVDTKGELVLICATFPKMGTYTLTVFARNTDAVDDSDLFLPLYVKIIEVVLPTLTGTPVPTTALLPAWCHGYSIKEPEHCCLPSNEKVMMSIAIPEASVVLVKGHPECKMKKNENGYWEGLLKTGQPGSVIDIMAKETNRDQAEKIVSYEVVSKEDLLQMEMKQEVTFRDALNRLESKEAEKQSRIITRLNQAVEDRNRPKLEKFLARAKELNPKGATVDITRAEVLLRELLDEEGRLIARKELRKATRISDIPSLEAAVRKFKHLQMVEEDGDFSAAVEVLRNLLDKKGMMRYSPPTHDVKKDVTLHTGTGENLFHGRNTGGVHIYVLPDGHVQQQELTGAESSFLHHSMRSFHKDTTQLTFSEIPESKGDDSFTGPSHHFSGPTLGTSTPQKPHKSSARVPELLREARLKSKMAQQSDDEPDQDEVEAALNEIEKEEHISKDWGGRRTWKNRTMNVFKKYWHSMKEKSQVSEETLNDDIEKEIQRLRHINTMCRKMSQAARKIGRNYGTLISSEKSFHELLGDIPDLNESLGEELANTSITQQDLIGVEGVMKASFDDFAKSIDKLCTHMVSKAEVAARDLEKARIDMETEEILYGNRSSPSLGSYGQQSKQSAIRTSFFALRNNILEDLQETNSETEEEIRRNLSGLHKTMAEVQTGKGNTSRTEHDVSTDFLSSWKM, from the exons AGAGAAGACCTTACTGagcattttagaaaattaggCTTCCACAGAGAGGTTCCTACACCTGAGTTATTGAGGGAAGCCCAAGATGTATACCGGAGGTTGGATTGGGAACGGCCAGTTGATGACGACGGAAACGTACTACCCTCCCCTCCCATGACATCAAAAGAGGATGTGCTGGACGAGGAAGCATTTGCAGTTTTAGATGAACACGCAATTAAG ACACCCTTCACATACATCAATCAGCACATACGATACTTAGTAGGTTATCTACTCCAACCAACAGACACAGATGTCGACAAAGCTAGAGTTCTGACAAG ATGGCTTGCCCGATGTTTGGAGGATGACTATGTACGACATTTACCAAGAACAGAATGGACAACAGACGATTCTACTGCAAGTTATTTGTGGAAGCTTCGACGTCGGACAATGGATTACGACGAACTATTCCATGTACTCTGCGA aCATGCAGATATAAAATTTGAGTTAGTAAGAGGTTGTGTACGTAACACGATCAATTACGAAGTTGGCGCTGATTTTAAGAATCAAAGAAAAACCTGGACTGCGGCATTATTAGATGGGGAATGGCGTCTCATTGATGTTCGTTGGATATGTGAAGCAGCTTATGGTGTTACAAAGAACAATTGGAGGCTTATTGAAGACGAAAAAGGAAAAGTAAGCACAAAGCGTGCAATGCAAGAAAATAGAGGAACATATAAAACGCACTGTCGATTTCgtgaattttactttttagctgACCCAGAAATATTTGTGTTTGATCATTTCCCCGATGACGACAAATGGCAGTTGTTAGCTCGAACTGTAACGTACGACGAGGCAAAAGAATTACCAGCAATAAGATCTGACTTCTTTCAAGAAAAATTGACCTTGAAATCCCATCCAAAGTCAAACGTATCAAGTAATGACGGACAAGTAACATTCGAAATTGGATTTGACACTAGCAAGCGTATGACGTTTGCTTACAAGCTGTACAGGTCAAAAGGTTGTAAAGAGCAAGTTGTTTCGACAAGAAGCGCTTTAGATAGATTTGTCTTTTTGGAAAGAGACCTCGACGAAGGAGTTATGAGAGCTGTTATTCGATTTCCGTTTGTAGGGCAATTTCTGTTTGAACTTCATGGTAGTGAAAAATCAGACACGCATCATGCATTGCTAGTGACGTACTTCCTCACCTGCCATGATATAAAGGAAGACTGCAAGCCACTTCCACCAAATATTCGTGAAGAATGGGGACCAGGGGAGGATACGAAAGATATGGGAATGGTACCGTTAACTCATCGTAAGGGTCAAATCGAAGCTGATGATGGCGATGcagaaattaaattttcattggATAGGGAACTTGAATTCAAACATGATTTAGTGAAGGGTGAAGTTGATATACCTGTCACTGAAGGTCATATTCttcatacaattgagaatggagaAATGTCCATAAACGTGAGACTTCCAGAAGCAGGCGAGTACGCACTTAATGTAATGGCAAAGGAAAAGAACAAGAAAACAAGATTTGCTCCAGCCTGTAGTTATCTTGTTAGCTGTCAGGACGAACCCCTTGAATCTGATCCCTTTCCTGATACGGAAGGAAAACAATTAGGTCCAACTGCAACATTTGCTCAATTGGGATTCTCTGAAGATGACCCTTGGCCGTCCTTTGTAACTAATCTTGTTACGGGAGAATATAAAATGACTATCAAACGAAAAAGAAACATACTAGTAGCCGCATCGCTAGAACTGGAAGAGGGTGATACAACAACAGATTACCATAACTATGTCTCAGTCGATACAAAGGGAGAACTGGTTTTAATTTGTGCCACGTTCCCTAAGATGGGAACATACACGTTGACTGTGTTTGCACGAAACACAGACGCTGTTGACGATTCAGATTTATTCTTGCCACTATACGTCAAAATCATCGAAGTCGTGTTGCCAACCTTGACCGGAACTCCTGTTCCCACAACTGCTCTGCTGCCAGCCTGGTGCCATGGATACAGCATCAAAGAGCCTGAGCACTGTTGTCTACCTTCCAATGAAAAAGTTATGATGTCGATTGCCATTCCTGAAGCAAGTGTTGTCTTAGTAAAAGGTCACCCAGAATGCAAGatgaagaaaaatgaaaatgggtatTGGGAGGGATTACTTAAAACCGGACAACCGGGCAGTGTCATAGATATCATGGCAAAAGAGACTAACAGAGATCAAGCAGAGAAGATAGTATCATACGAA GTTGTGTCAAAGGAGGACCTGTTGCAAATGGAAATGAAACAAGAAGTCACCTTTAGAGATGCATTGAACAGACTAGAATCTAAGGAAGCTGAAA aaCAAAGTCGTATAATAACTCGTTTGAATCAGGCTGTTGAGGACAGGAACCGACCAAAATTGGAAAAGTTCCTTGCACGTGCTAAAGAACTAAACCCCAAGGGTGCTACTGTTGATATCACTCGTGCGGAGGTTCTTTTGCGTGAACTTTTAGATGAAGAAG GAAGACTCATTGCTAGAAAAGAGCTAAGAAAAGCTACCAGAATATCTGATATACCGTCTTTAGAGGCAGCTGTAAGAAAATTTAAGCATTTGCAAATGGTTGAGGAAGATGGAGATTTCTCAGCAGCTGTAGAAGTATTACGTAATTTGTTAgacaaaaaag GAATGATGCGATATTCTCCACCAACAC atGATGTTAAGAAAGATGTAACCTTGCACACTGGCACTGGTGAAAACCTTTTCCATGGTAGAAATACAGGTGGGGTACACATATATGTTTTACCTGATGGACATGTGCAACAGCAAGAGCTCACTGGAGCAG AGTCTAGTTTCCTACACCACAGTATGAGATCATTCCACAAAGACACGACCCAGCTCACATTCTCCGAAATACCAGAATCAAAGGGAGACGATAGCTTCACCGGACCATCGCATCATTTCAGTGGACCTACGCTtg gaACGTCAACACCACAAAAACCACACAAAAGCAGCGCTAGGGTACCAGAATTGTTGAGGGAAGCCcggttaaaaagtaaaatggcGCAACAGTCAGATGATGAACCTGATCAAGACGAGGTTGAAGCTGCACTgaatgaaatagaaaaagaggaACACATTTCAAAAG ACTGGGGAGGCCGTCGTACCTGGAAAAACAGAACTATGAATGTTTTCAAGAAGTATTGGCACAGTatgaaagaaaagtcacaagtTTCAGAGGAAACACTCAATGATGATATTGAGAAAGAAATTCAGAGGCTACGACATATCAATACGATGTGTCGAAAAATGTCACAAGCCGCAAGGAAGATTGGTCGAAATTATGGAACTCTAATAAGCAGCGAGAAATCGTTCCATGAATTACTTGGGGATATTCCGGACCTGAATGAAAGTTTGGGAGAGGAACTAGCTAACACATCTATTACTCAACAAGACCTGATAGGCGTAGAAGGAGTTATGAAAG CTTCATTTGATGACTTTGCGAAATCTATTGACAAGCTTTGTACCCATATGGTATCAAAGGCAGAGGTTGCAGCACGTGATCTCGAAAAAGCCAG AATTGACATGGAAACAGAGGAAATACTGTATGGAAACCGAAGTAGTCCTAGTTTAGGAAGTTATGGACAACAATCAAAGCAGAGTGCTATAAGGACCTCATTCTTTGCTCTTCGCAACAACATCCTAGAGGACCTCCAGGAAACGAATTCTGAAACG gaGGAAGAAATAAGAAGAAATCTTTCCGGTCTTCACAAAACAATGGCGGAAGTGCAAACAGGTAAAGGGAATACCTCGAGGACTGAACATGATGTATCAACGGATTTTCTGTCTTCATGgaaaatgtaa